The proteins below come from a single Necator americanus strain Aroian chromosome V, whole genome shotgun sequence genomic window:
- a CDS encoding hypothetical protein (NECATOR_CHRV.G19599.T1), producing MSSIPPGDINTQPNAKIVFNAPYDDKHTYHIKIINSSGRRIGWAIKTTNMRRLGVDPACGVLDPKEATLMAVSCDVFDYGREDTNNDRITVEWCNTPEGAAKQFRREWFQGDGMVRRKNLPIEYNP from the exons ATGTCTTCAATTCCGCCTGGTGATATCAACACCCAGCCTAATGCGAAGATTGTCTTCAACGCTCCGTACGACGACAAGCATACCTATCACATCAAGATCATCAACTCATCTGGACGTCGCATTGGATGGGCTATCAAGACGACAAACATGAGGAGACTCGGTGTCGACCCTGCATGCGGTGTTCTTGACCCCAAGGAGGCCACCCTCATGGCCGTTTCCTGCGATGTGTTCGATTACGGTCGTGAG GACACGAACAACGACCGTATTACCGTAGAATGGTGCAACACTCCAGAAGGAGCTGCGAAACAGTTCCGTCGAGAATGGTTCCAGGGCGATGGTATGGTGCGCAGGAAGAACCTTCCCATCGAGTACAACCCTTAA